A stretch of the Sphingosinithalassobacter tenebrarum genome encodes the following:
- a CDS encoding FAD-binding oxidoreductase, with product MSRPGAAAAELRAALGDTNLLCDAGDLASYAADGRGARGTPAMVARPASTAEVAETLRIAFAHGLSVVPQGAATGLVAAGIAGDGEEQLLLSLDRLNAAPQIDAANRTAEVEAGVLLSTLNAAAEPHGLGFPIDLGADPSIGGMIAANTGGARFLRYGDVRRNLLGLELVTAESEPRTLTLGAPVWKDNSGLALKHLAVGSSGALGIVTRASLALSRLPAARISALISLLRAEAALPLLERMEAQFDTLLTAFEGISQAAIAAALGHVPRLRNPFPDGAPPYAVLVELSGGRCVAAEWLQERLTDILAPMLEDGVITDAAFDDGGDLWAIRHAVPEGLRASGKVMACDICLRRGDMMAFRAEMIARLTKSEPRLKLHDFGHIGDGGMHFNMVWPESSGAFDPDAAEAARAMILRAVTQEYGGSFSAEHGVGPANARWYAEFTSPEIRTLAGKVQDLLAPMPLGRVDFGMPQTRNAE from the coding sequence ATGAGCCGTCCGGGTGCCGCCGCTGCCGAACTGCGCGCCGCGCTTGGGGACACCAACCTCCTGTGCGACGCGGGCGATCTGGCGAGCTATGCGGCCGATGGTCGCGGCGCACGCGGGACGCCGGCGATGGTGGCGCGCCCGGCATCGACCGCGGAAGTCGCCGAGACGCTGCGGATCGCCTTCGCGCATGGCCTCTCCGTGGTGCCGCAGGGCGCCGCGACCGGGCTGGTGGCGGCGGGCATCGCCGGTGACGGCGAGGAACAGTTGCTGCTCAGCCTAGACCGGCTCAACGCCGCGCCGCAGATCGACGCTGCCAACCGCACTGCCGAAGTCGAGGCGGGCGTACTGCTCTCCACGCTCAACGCGGCGGCGGAACCCCACGGCCTCGGCTTCCCGATCGATCTGGGTGCCGATCCGTCGATCGGTGGCATGATCGCAGCGAATACCGGCGGCGCGCGCTTCCTGCGCTATGGTGATGTGCGCCGCAATCTGCTGGGACTGGAACTGGTCACCGCCGAATCCGAACCGCGCACTCTGACCCTCGGGGCGCCGGTGTGGAAAGACAATAGCGGGCTGGCGCTCAAGCACCTTGCAGTGGGCAGTTCGGGCGCGCTTGGCATTGTCACGCGCGCCAGTCTGGCGCTGTCTCGCCTGCCCGCGGCACGGATTTCGGCGCTGATTTCCCTGCTCCGGGCAGAAGCCGCCTTGCCGCTGCTCGAACGGATGGAAGCGCAGTTCGATACCTTGCTGACGGCATTTGAGGGGATATCGCAAGCCGCGATCGCGGCAGCGCTCGGCCATGTGCCGCGTCTGCGCAATCCCTTTCCCGACGGTGCCCCGCCCTATGCCGTGCTCGTCGAACTGTCTGGTGGGCGCTGCGTCGCTGCCGAATGGTTGCAGGAGCGGTTGACCGACATTCTCGCGCCAATGCTGGAAGACGGCGTCATCACCGATGCCGCCTTTGACGATGGCGGCGACCTCTGGGCCATCCGTCATGCCGTTCCCGAAGGGCTCCGCGCATCGGGCAAGGTCATGGCCTGCGACATCTGCCTGCGTCGCGGTGACATGATGGCGTTTCGCGCCGAGATGATCGCACGGCTGACGAAGAGCGAACCGCGCCTCAAACTCCACGATTTCGGCCATATCGGCGACGGTGGCATGCACTTCAACATGGTGTGGCCCGAAAGCTCCGGCGCGTTCGACCCCGATGCCGCGGAAGCCGCACGCGCGATGATCCTGCGCGCGGTAACCCAGGAATATGGGGGCAGCTTCAGCGCCGAACACGGCGTCGGCCCCGCCAATGCGCGCTGGTACGCCGAATTCACTTCCCCCGAAATCCGCACGCTGGCGGGAAAGGTCCAGGACCTGCTCGCGCCGATGCCGCTTGGTCGTGTCGATTTCGGAATGCCCCAGACAAGGAATGCAGAATGA
- a CDS encoding 2-oxoadipate dioxygenase/decarboxylase family protein, which produces MPISNEAMLFRLTAIAIGDDAARETLDMLELAPEVTGTGESRVSRPVFATALAALLFRRLLETVPSGAAYVADRIAQGRRINFDHGALRTIRFAEGPTGALPGGQDSFARILEPLGYEMVKQYPLPRLRMTGHAWCHRDFPEAIPQYFVSELHVDQFDDGFGAAARRVFGGSRDPLTPEALAVLDHFGKFGAVDFADAAAALPVIAAAFDRQHGDVDEADYAVLINQSAEAGWIATEGNAFNHATDRVDDVEALADALRAEGHPIKDRVEVSQSGRVRQTAFRADIVERGFVTADRQAVTRGVPGSFFEFISRDPLPEATGLDLAFDSANATGIFAMTRAA; this is translated from the coding sequence ATGCCGATTTCGAACGAAGCGATGCTATTCCGCCTGACCGCGATCGCAATTGGTGACGACGCGGCGCGCGAAACGCTCGACATGCTCGAACTCGCGCCCGAAGTGACCGGCACGGGCGAAAGCCGCGTATCCCGCCCAGTCTTCGCAACTGCGCTTGCCGCACTGCTGTTCCGCCGTCTGCTCGAAACCGTTCCCAGCGGCGCGGCCTATGTCGCTGATCGGATCGCCCAAGGGCGGCGTATCAATTTCGATCACGGCGCACTGCGTACGATCCGCTTCGCCGAAGGACCGACCGGCGCGCTTCCCGGCGGGCAGGACAGTTTTGCCCGGATCCTCGAGCCGCTCGGCTATGAAATGGTGAAGCAATATCCGCTGCCGCGGCTCAGGATGACCGGCCATGCCTGGTGCCATCGCGACTTTCCCGAGGCGATCCCCCAATATTTCGTCAGCGAGCTGCATGTCGATCAGTTCGACGATGGTTTCGGCGCGGCGGCACGGCGCGTTTTCGGCGGCTCGCGCGATCCGCTCACCCCCGAGGCGCTCGCGGTACTCGACCACTTCGGCAAATTCGGCGCGGTCGATTTCGCCGATGCCGCGGCCGCCCTGCCCGTCATCGCCGCCGCGTTCGACCGCCAGCATGGCGATGTCGATGAAGCCGACTACGCGGTTCTGATCAACCAATCGGCGGAGGCCGGCTGGATCGCGACCGAGGGCAATGCCTTCAACCACGCGACCGACCGCGTCGACGACGTCGAAGCGCTGGCGGATGCGCTGCGCGCCGAAGGACATCCAATCAAGGATCGGGTCGAAGTGTCGCAGAGCGGTCGCGTCCGCCAGACGGCGTTCCGCGCCGACATCGTCGAACGCGGGTTCGTAACGGCCGACCGGCAGGCGGTGACGCGCGGTGTTCCCGGGTCTTTCTTCGAATTCATAAGCCGCGATCCGTTGCCCGAAGCCACCGGACTGGATCTGGCATTCGACAGCGCCAACGCCACCGGCATCTTCGCGATGACTCGCGCCGCATGA
- a CDS encoding LysR substrate-binding domain-containing protein — MTESNVYPRRLLPPTGALRSFVAAAKTGSFSEAADSVGLTQSAVSRQIAQLEEQLGTDLFTRNGRRIALNAAGRAYVEEIGPALERIARASARAAQHRPPNELAIATLPSFGMRWLAPRLPRFSAAYPELVVDIAARTSVFDFAMEQFDAAIHFGLPDWPGAEHVILFGEAAIPVCSPEWLAANPVSTPADLVDKPLLFQSSRRHAWNRWFSANGVTLDAPCTGPSIEHFLMLAQTAAAGAGLALIPSFLIEPELAAGTLVSPFDLPISTDEHYYLVWPKGDRAAPGSALRCFIDWMVGEAR, encoded by the coding sequence ATGACGGAATCGAATGTGTACCCGCGTCGACTGTTGCCGCCGACCGGTGCGCTGCGCAGTTTCGTCGCGGCGGCGAAAACGGGCAGCTTTTCCGAAGCTGCGGACAGCGTGGGGCTGACTCAAAGCGCAGTGAGCCGCCAGATCGCCCAGCTTGAGGAACAGCTCGGAACCGACCTGTTCACGCGCAACGGGCGGCGGATCGCGCTCAATGCCGCGGGGCGCGCCTATGTCGAAGAAATCGGGCCGGCGCTGGAGCGGATCGCGCGCGCATCGGCCCGCGCGGCGCAGCATCGCCCGCCCAACGAACTGGCGATCGCGACCTTGCCCAGCTTCGGCATGCGCTGGCTCGCGCCGCGCCTGCCGCGTTTCTCGGCGGCCTATCCCGAACTGGTGGTCGATATCGCCGCGCGAACGTCAGTTTTCGATTTCGCGATGGAGCAATTCGACGCGGCCATCCATTTCGGCCTGCCCGACTGGCCCGGCGCCGAGCACGTAATATTGTTCGGCGAGGCTGCGATCCCGGTCTGCTCGCCCGAGTGGCTTGCGGCCAATCCCGTCTCGACGCCCGCCGACCTGGTCGACAAGCCGCTGCTGTTCCAATCCTCGCGTCGTCATGCCTGGAATCGCTGGTTCTCTGCCAATGGCGTCACGCTTGATGCGCCGTGTACCGGACCGAGCATCGAACATTTCCTGATGCTGGCGCAGACCGCAGCGGCGGGTGCGGGGCTGGCGCTGATCCCCAGCTTCCTTATCGAGCCCGAGCTTGCGGCCGGAACGCTGGTTTCGCCGTTCGACCTGCCGATTTCGACCGACGAGCATTATTATCTCGTCTGGCCGAAGGGCGATCGCGCGGCGCCGGGAAGCGCGCTGCGCTGCTTCATCGACTGGATGGTCGGCGAAGCCCGCTGA
- a CDS encoding phytoene desaturase family protein, with translation MTKSYDAVIIGGGHNGLVCGFYLARAGKKVRILERRDVIGGAAVTEEFHPGFRNSVASYTVSLLQPKVIADMKLPQRGYRAIERPVSNFLPLSDTQYLKAGGGLAKTQAEFARFSQKDADALPAYYDSLEAVADVLRGLALKAPPNVGDGLKSLIDAAKQGFGPARMPIERQRDLLDIFTKSARTFLDAWFESDPIKAVFGFDAVVGNWASPDTPGSAYVLLHHVFGEVNGNKGAWAHSVGGMGAITRYMAEACVEAGVEISLETPVTKVLVDGDRATAVRLESGEEIAGKAIVANVGPKLLYERMMDPADLPADFLRRMHSFKAGSGTFRMNVALSELPRFSALPEPGEHLSSGIIIAPTLDYMDRAFTDAKETGMSKDPIVEMLIPSTVDDTLAPEGQHVASLFCQQFAPQLPDGRSWDDEREMAADLIIDTVEKYAPGFKASVIARQLHSPLDLERKFGLVNGDIMHGNMSLDQLWSARPVLGNGAYRGPVKGLFMCGAGTHPGGGVTGAPGHNAAQEILASSSRIGKLLRKG, from the coding sequence ATGACCAAATCCTATGACGCAGTGATCATCGGCGGGGGCCATAACGGCCTTGTCTGTGGCTTTTACCTTGCGCGCGCGGGCAAGAAGGTTCGTATCCTCGAACGCCGCGACGTGATCGGCGGCGCCGCGGTGACCGAGGAGTTTCACCCCGGTTTCCGCAATTCGGTCGCCAGCTATACGGTCAGCCTGCTTCAGCCCAAGGTGATCGCCGACATGAAGCTGCCCCAGCGCGGCTATCGCGCGATCGAGCGGCCGGTGTCGAATTTCCTGCCGCTCAGCGACACCCAATATCTGAAGGCCGGCGGCGGGCTCGCCAAGACCCAGGCCGAGTTCGCGCGCTTCTCGCAGAAGGACGCCGACGCCCTCCCCGCCTATTACGATTCTCTCGAGGCTGTCGCCGATGTGCTGCGCGGGCTCGCGCTGAAGGCCCCGCCCAATGTCGGTGACGGACTGAAATCCCTGATCGACGCGGCGAAGCAGGGCTTCGGCCCGGCGCGGATGCCGATCGAGCGCCAGCGCGACCTGCTCGACATCTTCACCAAATCCGCCCGCACCTTCCTCGACGCTTGGTTCGAGAGTGACCCCATCAAGGCCGTTTTCGGTTTCGACGCCGTCGTCGGCAACTGGGCCAGCCCCGACACGCCGGGTTCGGCCTATGTGCTGCTTCACCACGTCTTCGGCGAAGTGAACGGGAACAAGGGCGCCTGGGCGCATTCGGTTGGCGGGATGGGCGCGATCACCCGCTATATGGCCGAAGCCTGCGTCGAAGCAGGCGTCGAGATCAGCCTTGAAACGCCTGTCACGAAGGTGCTGGTCGATGGCGATCGCGCGACTGCTGTCCGGCTCGAAAGCGGCGAGGAAATCGCCGGCAAGGCGATCGTCGCGAATGTGGGGCCGAAGCTGCTTTACGAACGTATGATGGACCCGGCGGACCTGCCCGCCGATTTCCTGCGCCGGATGCACAGCTTCAAGGCCGGGTCAGGCACCTTTCGCATGAATGTCGCGCTGTCCGAACTGCCGCGCTTTTCCGCGCTTCCCGAACCGGGAGAACATCTCAGCTCGGGCATCATCATCGCGCCGACACTGGATTATATGGACCGCGCCTTCACCGATGCGAAGGAAACCGGCATGTCGAAGGATCCGATCGTCGAGATGCTGATCCCCTCGACCGTCGACGATACGCTCGCGCCCGAGGGCCAGCATGTCGCCAGCCTGTTCTGCCAGCAATTCGCGCCGCAACTGCCCGACGGACGCAGCTGGGACGATGAGCGGGAAATGGCGGCCGATCTGATCATCGACACGGTCGAAAAATATGCGCCGGGTTTCAAGGCTTCGGTGATCGCCCGCCAGCTCCATTCACCACTCGATCTCGAGCGCAAGTTCGGGCTGGTCAACGGCGATATCATGCATGGCAATATGTCGCTCGACCAGCTCTGGTCGGCGCGGCCCGTTCTGGGCAATGGCGCCTATCGCGGGCCGGTGAAGGGGCTGTTCATGTGCGGTGCGGGCACCCATCCCGGCGGCGGAGTCACCGGCGCGCCGGGGCATAACGCGGCGCAGGAGATCCTCGCGTCGAGCAGCCGTATCGGAAAGCTGCTGCGCAAGGGGTGA
- a CDS encoding aromatic ring-hydroxylating oxygenase subunit alpha — MATTAPATPNTDPQAGWSLPAWTYSDPEFFEVEMRRIMRPSWQVVCHVSDIPDHGDYHTLDFLGESVIVVRGKDSEIRAFTNVCRHRGARIVDGPSGCAKRFVCPYHAWTYDLEGRLAGLPLKEIYPDVDTSKLGLAPVEVEIAFGFIFVRLEDDGGPTVSEMIAPYAEEIGHYRFEDLRALGRVTMRPRAVNWKNVGDNYSDALHIPVAHPGLTRLMKNGYGVEAYPWVDKMWGPILPRLSNNPSEQAYQKFLPRVDHLPEDRQRLWTYFKLWPNVAFDIYPDQVDFMQWIPVSPTETLIREIPYAIPDDRREMKAARYLNWRINRQVNAEDTWLINRVQDGMQSHSFSVGPLGETEVALRNFCSKVRQIVPESREERQPAPGWSRRLHAV; from the coding sequence ATGGCGACTACGGCACCTGCCACACCCAACACCGATCCGCAGGCCGGCTGGAGCCTTCCCGCCTGGACCTATTCGGATCCCGAGTTTTTCGAAGTCGAAATGCGGCGCATCATGCGCCCCTCCTGGCAGGTGGTTTGCCATGTCAGCGACATTCCCGATCACGGGGATTATCATACGCTCGACTTCCTCGGAGAGAGCGTGATCGTCGTGCGCGGAAAGGACAGCGAAATCCGCGCCTTCACCAATGTCTGCCGCCATCGCGGCGCCAGGATCGTGGACGGCCCCTCGGGTTGCGCAAAGCGGTTCGTCTGCCCCTATCATGCCTGGACCTATGACCTGGAAGGCAGGCTGGCAGGGCTGCCGCTCAAGGAAATCTATCCCGACGTGGACACGAGCAAGCTGGGATTGGCGCCGGTAGAGGTGGAAATCGCCTTCGGGTTCATCTTCGTCCGGCTGGAAGATGACGGCGGGCCCACGGTTTCTGAAATGATCGCGCCCTATGCCGAGGAAATCGGCCATTACCGGTTCGAGGACCTGCGCGCGCTCGGCCGCGTGACGATGCGTCCGCGCGCGGTGAACTGGAAGAATGTCGGCGACAATTATTCGGACGCGCTGCACATCCCCGTCGCGCATCCCGGCCTCACGCGGCTGATGAAGAACGGCTATGGCGTCGAGGCGTACCCCTGGGTCGACAAGATGTGGGGCCCGATCCTGCCCCGGCTTTCGAACAATCCGTCCGAACAGGCCTATCAGAAATTTCTGCCGCGCGTGGATCACCTGCCCGAAGACCGCCAGCGGCTCTGGACCTATTTCAAGCTGTGGCCGAACGTGGCGTTCGACATCTATCCCGACCAGGTGGATTTCATGCAGTGGATCCCGGTATCGCCCACCGAGACGCTGATCCGCGAAATTCCCTACGCCATTCCCGACGATCGCCGGGAGATGAAGGCAGCGCGTTATCTGAACTGGCGCATCAACCGCCAGGTCAACGCCGAGGACACGTGGCTGATCAATCGCGTGCAGGACGGGATGCAATCGCACAGCTTCTCCGTCGGGCCGCTGGGTGAAACCGAAGTGGCGCTGCGCAATTTCTGCAGCAAGGTTCGTCAGATCGTGCCGGAATCGCGCGAGGAACGGCAGCCGGCACCCGGCTGGAGCCGCCGGCTCCACGCGGTCTGA